The following proteins are co-located in the Poecile atricapillus isolate bPoeAtr1 chromosome 20, bPoeAtr1.hap1, whole genome shotgun sequence genome:
- the POLE3 gene encoding DNA polymerase epsilon subunit 3, with protein MAERPEDLNLPNAVITRIIKEALPDGVNISKEARSAISRAASVFVLYATSCANNFAMKGKRKTLNAGDVLSAMEEMEFQRFVAPLKESLEVYRREQKGKKEARKDKDKKADSEEQDKSREEDNDDDDERMEEEEQNDEDEVDN; from the exons ATGGCGGAGAGACCGGAGGACCTGAACCTGCCCAACGCCGTCATCACCCGCATCATCAAGGAGGCG CTTCCTGATGGAGTCAATATTTCCAAAGAAGCCCGGAGCGCGATCTCCCGAGCAGCGAGCGTGTTTGTGCTATATGCAACATCATG TGCAAATAACTTTGCCatgaaagggaagaggaaaaccCTGAATGCTGGGGACGTGCTCTCTGCCATGGAGGAGATGGAGTTCCAGAGATTCGTGGCCCCTCTGAAGGAATCCCTGGAAG tTTACAGGCGTgagcagaaaggaaagaaagaggcCAGGAAAGATAAAGACAAGAAGGCAGACTCGGAGGAGCAAGATAAGAGCCGAGAGGAGGACAATGATGACGATGATGAAAGGATGGAAGAGGAAGAACAAAACGATGAGGATGAGGTGGACAACTGA
- the HDHD3 gene encoding haloacid dehalogenase-like hydrolase domain-containing protein 3, which yields MLRLRLLTWDVKDTLLRLRQPVGLSYAAEARAQGLQVQPEALGRSFREVYGAQSRRFPNYGHGQGLSSRQWWLDVVKQSFRLSGVQDEAALTKLAEKLYRDYCSPHTWELLPGAADTLSRCRQLGFCMGVVSNFDSRLEAILSQCQLRQHFQFVLTSEAAGFAKPDRRIFEQALRLGGARPEQAAHIGDDYSRDYRAARAAGMHSFLLRAAEHGQEPPVPPEHLLPTLGHLLARIEKE from the coding sequence ATGCTCCGGCTGCGCCTGCTGACCTGGGATGTGAAGGACACTCTGCTGCGGCTGCGGCAGCCCGTGGGCCTGAGCTACGCGGCCGAGGCGCGggcccaggggctgcaggtgcagCCCGAGGCTCTGGGGCGCTCCTTCCGTGAGGTGTACGGGGCCCAGAGCCGGCGCTTCCCCAACTACGGCCACGGCCAGGGGCTCAGCTCCCGGCAGTGGTGGCTGGATGTGGTCAAACAGAGCTTCAGGCTCTCGGGCGTGCAGGACGAGGCAGCCCTGACGAAGCTGGCGGAAAAGCTCTACCGCGATTACTGCAGCCCCCacacctgggagctgctgcccggGGCCGCCGACACCCTGAGCCGGTGTCGCCAGCTCGGCTTCTGCATGGGAGTCGTCTCCAACTTCGACAGCCGGCTGGAAGCCATCCTCTCGCAGTGCCAGCTGCGGCAGCACTTCCAGTTCGTGCTCACCTCCGAGGCCGCGGGTTTCGCCAAGCCGGACCGGAGGATCTTCGAGCAGGCGCTGCGGCtcggcggggcccggcccgagcAGGCGGCTCACATCGGGGATGATTACAGCCGGGACTACCGGGCAGCCCGGGCTGCGGGCATGCACAGCTTCCTGCTGAGGGCTGCCGAGCACGGCCAGGAGCCGCCGGTGCCCCCCGAGCACCTCCTGCCCACGCTCGGCCACCTCCTGGCTCGCATCGAGAAGGAATAG
- the ALAD gene encoding delta-aminolevulinic acid dehydratase, with protein sequence MQADSVLHSGYFHPVLRSWQCTATTFDASNLIYPIFVTDSPDAVEPIPSLPGQARYGVNKLEGMLRPLVEDGLKCVLIFGVPSKVHKDERGSAADAEGTPAIQAIRKIRSTFPELLIACDICLCPYTSHGHCGILREDGTIQNELSCQRLAEVALAYAKAGCHIVAPSDMMDGRIAAMKQALISNDLGNKVSVMSYSAKFASCFYGPFRDAALSKPAFGDRRCYQLPPGARGLAMRAVDRDVREGADMLMVKPGMPYLDLVRDVKARHPTHPLAVYHVSGEFAMLWHGAQAGAFSLETAVQEAITAFRRAGADIIITYFTPQLLRWLREAPGRH encoded by the exons ATGCAGGCAGACTCAGTTCTCCACAGTGGCTACTTCCACCCCGTGCTGCGCTCCTGGCAGTGCACAGCCACCACCTTCGATGCCTCCAACCTCATCTACCCCATTTTTGTCAC TGACAGCCCTGATGCCGTGGAGCCAATTCCCAGCCTTCCTGGACAAGCCAG GTACGGAGTGAACAAGCTGGAGGGGATGCTGCGGCCCCTTGTCGAAGATGGCCTCAAGTGTGTGCTCATCTTTGGGGTGCCCAGCAAGGTCCACAAG GATGAGAGAGgctctgctgctgatgctgaGGGCACTCCTGCCATCCAGGCCATCAGGAAGATCCGCTCCACCTTCCCGGAGCTGCTGATTGCCTGCGATATCTGCCTGTGCCCTTACACCTCGCACGGGCACTGTG GCATCCTGCGTGAGGACGGCACCATCCAGAACGAGCTCAGCTGCCAGCGGCTGGCGGAGGTGGCGCTGGCTTATGCCAAAGCAG gctgccACATCGTGGCCCCCTCAGACATGATGGACGGGCGCATTGCAGCCATGAAACAGGCGCTGATCTCCAATGACCTGGGCAACAAG gTCTCAGTGATGAGCTACAGCGCCAAGTTTGCTTCGTGCTTCTACGGCCCCTTCAG ggacGCGGCGCTGTCCAAACCTGCCTTTGGGGACCGGCGCTGTTACCAGCTGCCCCCGGGGGCACGGGGCCTGGCCATGCGTGCTGTG GACCGGGACGTGCGGGAAGGTGCAGACATGCTGATGGTAAAGCCGGGGATGCCCTACCTGGACCTCGTGAGGGACGTGAAGGCTCGG CACCCCACACACCCGCTGGCCGTGTACCACGTCTCGGGGGAGTTCGCCATGCTGTGGCACGGGGCGCAGGCCGGCGCCTTCAGCCTGGAGACGGCGGTGCAGGAGGCGATCACGGCCTTCAGGCGCGCAG GGGCCGACATCATCATCACCTACTTCACACCGCAGCTGCTGCGCTGGCTGCGGGAGGCGCCGGGCCGGCACTGA